A genomic segment from Geitlerinema sp. PCC 7407 encodes:
- a CDS encoding DUF2237 family protein, protein MAEARNVLGGPLETCCTDPVTGFYRDGKCNTGAGDFGAHVVCAQVTEAFLEFTRSRGNDLTTPAPAFGFPGLKPGDRWCLCAARWKEALDAGAAPPVVLASTHALALEYISLDELEQHAVESRQD, encoded by the coding sequence ATGGCAGAAGCACGCAACGTCCTAGGCGGTCCCCTAGAAACCTGCTGTACCGACCCTGTGACGGGTTTCTATCGCGATGGCAAATGCAACACCGGCGCAGGAGACTTTGGAGCCCACGTGGTGTGTGCCCAGGTCACCGAGGCGTTTCTGGAATTCACGCGATCGCGCGGCAACGACCTGACCACCCCCGCCCCCGCCTTCGGCTTTCCGGGCCTCAAGCCGGGCGATCGCTGGTGTCTGTGCGCCGCCCGCTGGAAAGAAGCCCTTGACGCTGGCGCAGCGCCCCCCGTCGTGCTAGCTTCCACCCACGCTTTGGCCCTCGAATATATTTCCTTAGATGAGCTAGAGCAGCACGCAGTAGAGAGTCGCCAAGACTAG
- a CDS encoding circadian clock KaiB family protein yields the protein MTHDPENTLLQSLDSLADLEIDTYIMRLYVADHSPKSLRAIQRIQALCNDRLEGRYELEIIDIYQDPERLEKDQVFAIPTLIKELPLPIQRLIGDMTNTEKLIVCLDL from the coding sequence ATGACCCATGACCCAGAAAACACCCTGTTGCAATCCCTTGACTCTCTAGCAGATCTCGAAATAGACACCTACATCATGCGCCTCTACGTCGCAGATCACAGCCCCAAGTCTCTGCGGGCAATTCAGCGGATTCAGGCCCTCTGCAACGATCGCCTAGAGGGGCGATACGAACTAGAAATTATCGATATCTATCAAGATCCAGAGCGACTTGAAAAAGATCAGGTTTTTGCCATTCCGACCCTGATCAAAGAGCTGCCTCTACCCATTCAGCGACTCATTGGCGACATGACCAACACCGAGAAGCTGATTGTCTGCCTCGATCTTTAA
- a CDS encoding glycosyltransferase — MRKLYFLVPGTSGPFACGGLWAELKTLQLAQQVCEAAVVTYRQREAGVLFLGDLLSGQRLDDGIFVVSWGFDVPKLVARLKGQQVIYHAHSAGYGFRLPASIPIVTVSRNTLGYWGQRSPHSLLYYLPNQISDEFCNLHQPRDIDVLVQARKSSTYLLQQLIPALQAVCSVQVVESYVEDLPGLFNRAKVYLYDSAEYWAQQGVTEGFGLQPMEAMACGCQVFSSVNGGLSDYFDPGFNGQKIAGYATGYDVQRILDAVRSPIPDIPETFFAEYRTANIIQRLEHILTDINRFFDYQRDHAGDIPELTPRRIWSLRVQQLFKKVQKKLAKRS; from the coding sequence ATGCGGAAACTGTACTTTTTGGTGCCGGGAACCAGTGGCCCCTTTGCCTGTGGCGGCCTGTGGGCCGAGCTGAAAACGCTGCAGCTGGCTCAGCAGGTGTGCGAGGCCGCCGTGGTCACCTACCGCCAGCGCGAGGCGGGGGTTCTGTTTCTGGGCGATCTGCTCTCCGGGCAGCGGCTTGACGACGGGATTTTTGTCGTGAGCTGGGGCTTTGATGTGCCCAAGCTGGTCGCTCGGCTCAAGGGACAGCAGGTGATCTACCATGCCCACAGTGCAGGCTACGGCTTCCGGCTTCCGGCCAGCATCCCCATCGTGACCGTCAGCCGCAACACCCTCGGCTACTGGGGACAGCGATCGCCCCACTCCCTGCTCTACTACCTCCCCAACCAAATCTCCGACGAGTTTTGCAACCTCCACCAGCCCCGCGATATCGACGTCCTGGTTCAGGCGCGCAAATCCTCTACCTATCTGCTCCAGCAGCTCATCCCCGCCCTCCAAGCGGTTTGCAGCGTCCAGGTCGTCGAGAGCTATGTCGAAGATCTGCCCGGTCTTTTTAATCGGGCCAAGGTTTATCTCTACGACTCCGCAGAATATTGGGCACAGCAGGGCGTCACCGAGGGCTTTGGCCTCCAGCCCATGGAAGCCATGGCCTGCGGATGCCAAGTTTTCTCCAGCGTTAATGGCGGTCTCTCAGACTACTTTGATCCAGGATTCAATGGCCAAAAAATCGCCGGCTATGCCACCGGCTACGACGTCCAGCGCATTCTAGACGCGGTGCGATCGCCCATCCCTGACATCCCTGAAACGTTCTTTGCAGAGTACCGCACCGCCAACATCATTCAGCGCCTAGAGCACATCTTGACCGACATCAATCGTTTCTTTGACTACCAGCGCGACCACGCAGGCGACATCCCAGAGCTCACGCCTCGTCGTATCTGGAGCCTCCGGGTCCAGCAGCTCTTCAAAAAAGTCCAGAAGAAACTAGCCAAGCGCTCCTAA
- a CDS encoding EamA family transporter, whose translation MKDWILPTFGTLVLWGFWGFIPKLTTQYLTPRSAIVYEVIGSLIIALMVLISLDFQPQVHPRGILLALSTGMMGFLGALMFLMAVSKGPVTLVAPLSALYPVISVLLAVFLLNESINLRQVAGIALAVVSIVLVAL comes from the coding sequence ATGAAAGATTGGATCTTGCCGACCTTTGGAACCTTGGTCTTGTGGGGTTTTTGGGGATTTATTCCCAAGCTGACGACGCAATACCTGACGCCCCGCAGCGCCATCGTGTACGAGGTGATTGGCAGCTTGATCATTGCGCTGATGGTCTTGATTTCGCTGGATTTCCAGCCCCAGGTTCATCCCCGCGGCATTTTGCTGGCGCTCTCGACGGGCATGATGGGATTTTTGGGGGCGCTGATGTTTTTGATGGCGGTCTCTAAGGGGCCGGTTACGCTGGTTGCGCCTCTCTCTGCGCTCTATCCGGTGATCAGCGTGTTGCTGGCGGTTTTTCTGCTGAATGAGAGCATTAACCTGCGTCAGGTCGCTGGAATCGCCCTGGCGGTGGTGTCGATTGTGCTGGTGGCGCTTTAG
- a CDS encoding peroxiredoxin-like family protein, producing MNFYTFFRQTERQRVSDGAIAPILESAGSAPLQLVIVLPQLGDFDSLEYAWWLQREAESLKAAGVAVRAVGIGDRASGEQFGRYTGFPAEHLFVDPTAELHQTLELYPGLSLKLPGLSTGQNAWLNLMLMCAGIGSPGTLAEVLRGYRGDRRAPQLIGDDEVVKAAPLPPLKGSFFQWAGGRGFQRPFELATLRLRNMAEVLSHWKTYVPDSAYLTQRGATFLFDAQGELIYEHRDRAILGFAADMSAPLAFLPVQTPADTVA from the coding sequence ATGAATTTCTATACGTTTTTTCGGCAAACTGAGCGACAACGGGTGAGCGACGGGGCGATCGCCCCGATTTTGGAGAGTGCGGGATCAGCGCCGCTGCAGCTAGTGATTGTGCTGCCGCAGCTGGGGGATTTTGACAGTCTGGAGTATGCCTGGTGGCTACAGCGGGAGGCCGAAAGCCTGAAGGCGGCGGGGGTTGCAGTGCGAGCGGTGGGCATTGGCGATCGCGCTTCTGGGGAGCAGTTTGGTCGCTATACGGGGTTTCCGGCGGAGCATTTGTTTGTGGATCCGACGGCGGAGCTGCACCAGACCCTTGAGCTCTATCCGGGCCTTTCTCTCAAGCTGCCTGGCCTCTCGACGGGCCAAAACGCCTGGCTCAACCTGATGCTGATGTGTGCGGGGATCGGCAGTCCGGGCACGCTGGCGGAGGTGCTTCGGGGCTATCGGGGCGATCGCCGGGCTCCCCAGCTGATCGGGGACGACGAAGTGGTCAAGGCCGCGCCGCTGCCGCCGCTGAAGGGATCTTTCTTTCAGTGGGCGGGCGGTAGAGGCTTCCAGCGGCCCTTTGAGCTGGCGACGCTGCGGCTGCGAAATATGGCCGAGGTGCTGAGCCACTGGAAAACCTACGTGCCAGATTCGGCCTATTTGACTCAGCGGGGCGCGACGTTTCTGTTTGATGCCCAGGGAGAGCTGATCTACGAGCATCGCGATCGGGCAATTTTGGGCTTTGCGGCGGATATGAGCGCTCCGCTGGCCTTTTTGCCGGTGCAGACGCCCGCAGACACGGTGGCTTGA